The sequence ACGCTGGCCGACCCAGCGCGTTTCGATGTGCGCGGCACGCTGCATTGCGGCACCGATGTTTCGATTGACGTGAATTGCGTGTTCGAAGGCGAGGTGAGCCTTGGTGACGACGTAACCATCGGGCCCAACTGCGTGATCCGCGACGCGACGATAGGCGCGGGCACACGTGTCGACGCGTTCACTCATATTGACGGCGCTCAGGTTGGCATCAACGCCGTGCTCGGACCTTACGCACGACTCCGGCCAGGCACCACGCTCCAGGACGAAACCCACATCGGCAATTTTGTCGAAGTGAAAAATGCCGTGCTGGGCCACGGTACGAAAGCCAATCACCTGACGTATATCGGCGACGCCGATATTGGCGCGCGTGTGAATCTTGGCGCGGGCACCATCACCTGCAATTACGACGGCGCGAACAAACACCGCACGGTGATCGGCGATGATGTTTTCGTCGGCTCGGACACCCAGCTTGTGGCACCGGTGCATATCGGCCGTAACGTGACGATTGCAGCAGGCACCACCGTCTGGAAAGACGTCGACGACCACGCACTGGTGTTGAATGGCAAAACCCAGATTAGCAAGACCGGCTACGTGCGCCCGGTGAAAAACAAACCCAAACGCTGAAAAACTCAACGCAGGCACGCCGCCTGCGTTGCTCTACCTCTCCCTGTTCTCCAGCTTTTGCGAAGGATCACGAATTTATGTGCGGCATTGTCGGCGCGGTTGCGCAGCGGAATATCGTTCCCGTCCTGGTTGAGGGCCTTAAACGCCTCGAATACCGGGGCTACGATTCGTGCGGCGTCGCCGTGCTGGTCGATGGCAAACCGCAGCGCGCCCGCAGCGTGGCGCGTGTGGCTGATCTGGAGCAACAGGTGCAAGAGACGCACCTGAGCGGCGTCAGCGGCATTGCCCACACCCGCTGGGCCACGCATGGCGCACCCGTGACCGACAACGCGCATCCGATTTTTTCGCGCGATGCGCTGGCGCTGGTACACAACGGCATCATCGAAAACTACGAAACACTGCGCGAGATGCTGCGCGGCAAGGGCTATACGTTCGTTTCGCAGACCGACACCGAAGTGATCGCCCACCTGATACACAGCCTGTATCGCGGCGACCTCTTCGCTACCGTGCGTGAAGCCGTGCAGCAACTGCACGGCGCATATGCGATCGCCGTGTTGCACAAAGACCAGCCTCATACGGTAGTCGGCGCGCGTCAAGGCTCACCGCTGGTGGTGGGCCTGGGCGAGAACGAGAACTTTCTGGCCTCCGATGCGCTGGCGCTGGCAGGCAGCACCGAGCGCTTTATTTTTCTCGAAGAAGGCGACGTCTGCGAACTAACGCTAGAGCAGGTCCGCATTGCTGACCGGAACGGCAACGAAGTCCCGCGCGAAGTCCGGCAGGTGGCGGCCTATGGCGGCGCGGTTGAGCTCGGGCCGTACCGGCACTTCATGCAGAAAGAAATCTTTGAGCAGCCACGTGCGATTACCGACACGATTCCCCCAGCCGATGCCTACGACGCCTCGCTATTTGGCGCAGGCGCAGCCGAGGTATTTGCTGGCATCGACAGCCTGCTGATACTGGCTTGCGGGACCAGTTACTACGCCGGACTGACAGCGAAATACTGGCTTGAGTCGATAGCGAAGATCCCGACCCAGGTCGAGATAGCGAGCGAATACCGTTATCGAGAATCCGTGCCCAATCCAAACGCGCTGGTGGTGGTGATCTCGCAGTCAGGCGAAACCGCCGACACACTCGCCGCGCTTAAACATGCGCAAACGCTTGGGCACCGTCACACGCTTGCGGTGTGCAACGTTGGCAGCAGCGCGATGGTGCGGCAGACCGAATTAGCGTTTTTGACGCATGCCGGACTAGAGATTGGCGTGGCATCGACGAAGGCCTTCACGACTCAACTGGTGGCACTGTTTGTGCTGGCGATGACGCTAGGCAAATTGCGCGGGCACGTAAGTGCGGAACAGGAAGCCGAGCATATCCGCCAGTTACGGCATTTGCCTGCCGCATTGAACAGTGTGCTGGCGCTGGAACCGCAGATCATTGCGTGGGCGGAAGAGTTCTCGCGCAAAGAGCACGCGTTGTTTCTGGGGCGCGGGCTGCACTATCCGATTGCATTGGAAGGAGCGTTAAAGCTAAAGGAGATTTCCTACATCCATGCCGAGGCGTATCCCGCTGGGGAGCTCAAGCATGGACCGCTGGCACTGGTGACAGAAGCGATGCCGGTGGTGACGATTGCGCCAAATGACGCGCTGCTGGAAAAATTGAAATCGAATATCCAGGAAGTGCGTGCGCGTGGCGGGCAGCTCTATGTGTTTGCAGATTCAGATACCCGGATCGTGAATGATGAAGGGCTGCATGTGATACGGATGCCTGAGCATTACGGGCCGTTGTCACCCATCCTGCATGTGGTGCCATTGCAGTTGCTGGCGTATCACACGGCTTGCGCTAGAGGAACGGATGTGGATAAGCCGAGGAATCTGGCGAAATCGGTGACGGTGGAGTAAGGGGGCCGGATTGATACCCAACCAAAACCCACACCCCAAAAAAAACAGGCCCGCCCCCCCGCGAGCCTGCAAGCACCACCTCAAAGCCGCATCAAACCACTCTCTCCAGCTTCACAATCGTCAAGGTGCCGTTGACGTTATCAACACGGACCTTGACCTTGTCGCCCTCATGAACCTGTTTGAGCATCGCGGCGCTTTTTACCTTGAACGCCATCGTCATAGGCGGCATTCCGACGTTTTCCAGCGCACCGTGCTTTAGCGTGAGCATGCCGTTTGCCACATCCACCTTCTTGATCTCCGCATCAGCGAGCGGCATGTGAGCCGCATGCGATGGTTTCTTCGCCGCCGAAGCCGATGACATAGGCATGCTCATGCCTTCCATGTCATGCATACCGCCCATGTTGTTCATATCACCGCTAGCAAATGCGGGCGTAGCAACAATCGAACCCAAAACGACAGACATCACGATGAATTTTTTCATCAGTTTTCTCCAGTTTAAGTAGATGGCACGTTCGTGCCGGACGGTACTGCTTGGGGGGGCTGCATTTGATTCATCTTGCGTATGCGGCGGCGTTGCAACAGAAGCCACGCGGCGGGGATGACGAGCATGGAAAGCAGTGGAGCGGTGACCATGCCGCCTACCATCGGGGCAGCAATGCGCTGCATGACTTCCGAGCCTGCACCGTGGCCGATCATGATGGGGATGAGTCCCGCCAGCACGACGGCAACGGTCATGGCTTTCGGCCGCACGCGCAGCACCGCGCCCTCACGAATCGCGTCGAACAGCATCGCCTCGGTTAGCGCTTCGCCTTCCTTCAGCCGGCGTTGGAGCGCTTCTTTCAGGTAGAGCAGCATCACCACCCCGAACTCAGCAGCAACACCTGCGAGCGCGATAAACCCAACTGAGGTGGCGACCGACACGGCATGTCCCAGAACCCAGATCAGCCAGAATCCGCCAACCAGTGCAAAGGGCACGGTTGACATCAGCAACAGCGCATCGGCTGCGGAGTTGAAGGTCAGAAAGAGCAGCACGAAGATGACGATAAGCGTCACGGGGATGACGGTGCGCAACGTTGCCGCGGCACGTTCGAGGTACTCGAACTGGCCGGACCAGGCGATGGAATAGCCCGGTGGCAGCGCCACCTTTTGCGCCACTGCGTGCTGCATGGCTTTGACTGCGGATTGCAGATCGGTATCGCGGATATCGACATAGACGTAGCCGGAGAGCCGGGCGTTCTCACTGCGGATCATCGGTGGGCCGTCAGCGATCGTGATCTGGGTGACGTCACCGAGCTGGATCTGTGCGCCACGTTCCGTGACGATCGGCAACTGGCGTAGCTTTTCTAGCGAATCCCTGCTTTCGCGTGGATAGCGCAGGTTGATGGGGAAGCGCTCGCGGCCAGCAATCACTTCGCCAACATTTTCTCCACCGACGGCCGAAGCGATGACGGACTGGATGTCATTGATGGAGAGTCCGTAGCGCGCTGCTGCTTGCCGGTCGAGGTCGATGTCGATGTAGCGGCCACCGTTCAAGCGTTCGGCTAGCGCGGAGGTGACACCTGGCACCTGTTTGACTGCGGCCTCGACTTGCGCCGCAATCTGGTCGATCTGCGCGAGGCTGCTGCCCGAAATCTTGACGCCGACGGGTGTCTTGATGCCGGTGGAGAGCATGTCCAGCCGATTGCGGATCGGCGGTACCCACACGTTCGATAGCCCTGGCACTTTGACGCTCCGGTCTAGTTCTTCGATCAGTTTTTCTGGCGTCATGCCAGGCCGCCACTGGCTGCGTGGCTTGAACTGAATCGTGGTCTCAAACATTTCGAGCGGTGCGGGATCGGTTGCCGTGTCCGCGCGTCCAGACTTGCCGAAAACGGTGGCGACTTCGGGAACGGTCTTGATGAGCCGGTCGGTTTGCTGCAGAAGTTCACCGGCTTTTTCGGCGGAAATTCCCGGGAGTGCTGTCGGCATATACAGCAGATCGCCTTCATCGAGCGGTGGCATGAATTCGCCGCCGAGCTGCGATAGCGGAATCGCTGAGGCGGCTAGCGCTACCACGGCCACACCAATGGCAACCCATGGTCGTCGCAGGGTTGCTTCCAGCAATGGTCGGTACAGCCGGATCAGCACGCGATTGATCGGGTTGGCGTGCTCAGGCGGAATGCGGCCACGAATCAGATATCCCATCAATACCGGCACCAGGGTTATCGACAATCCGGCTGCGGCAGCGATGGTGTAAGTCTTGGTGAAGGCCAGTGGCGAAAATAGTTTGCCCTCCTGTCCTTCAAGCGAGAACACCGGGATGAACGATAGCGTGATGATGAGCAGCGAGAAAAACAGCGCTGGACCGACTTCTGCGGAAGCGGTGGCAATGAGCTCCCACCGCTTGGCCGTCGTGATGGGTTGGCCAGGATGCGCGTGTTCGTGCGCTTCGAGATGTTTGTGAGCGTTCTCGATCATCACGATGGCCGCGTCGATCATCGCGCCAATCGCAATCGCAATCCCTCCCAGAGACATCAGGTTTGCGTTCACCCCTTGGTAGCGCATGACGATAAAGGCGCTCAGCACGCCGAGCGGCAGTGACAGAATCGCCACCAGCGCGCTGCGCAAATGGAACAGGAACACCGCGCAGACCAGCCCGACGATGATGAATTCCTCAAGCAGCTTGTGCGTGAGGTTGTCCACTGCGCGCTCAATGAGCTGGGAGCGGTCGTAGGTCGTTACGACCTCGACACCGGTTGGCAATGAGCGCTTCAGGTCGGCCAGTTTTGCCTTCACCGCTTTGATGGTGGTCAGCGCGTTTTTGCCGGAGCGCATGACGATGACCCCGCCTGTGACTTCACCTTGCCCATTCAGCTCGGCGATGCCGCGCCGCATTTCGGGTCCAATCTGAATCCGCGCGACATCTCCTAGCAGCACGGGTGTACCGGCATCGTTGGTGCGCAGCACGACCTGGCGAAAATCATCGAGCGTGCGCAGGTAACCAGACGAACGGACCATGTATTCCGCTTCGGCTATTTCGACCACCGCACCGCCGGATTCCTGGTTCGCCTTGCTGAGCGCAGCGGCCACTACGGCTTGCGTGATGCCATACGCGCGCAGCTTGTCTGGGTCGAGCACCACCTGATACTGGCGCACCATGCCGCCGATGGAGGCGACTTCGGATACGTCCGGCACGGCCTTCAGTTCGAACTTCAGAAACCAGTCGTTTAATGCCCGAAGTTGCCCAGGATCGTTCTGCCCGGTTTTGTCGATCAGCGCATATTCGTAGACCCAACCGACTCCCGTTGCATCTGGGCCTAGCGCAACGGTTGCACCTGAGGGCAAGCGGCTTTGCACCTGGTTCAGATATTCGAGCACGCGTGAGCGCGCCCAGTACTGGTCAGTTTTGTCGTCGAACAGCACGTAAACGAACGCATCACCAAACGATGAATAGGCGCGGATGGTTTTCGCCCCCGGCACCCCCAGCAGTGTCGTCGTGAGGGGATAGGTCACCTGGTCTTCGACGACTTGCGGTGCTTTGCCTGGGTACGACGCTTTGATGATGACTTGCGTGTCGGACAGATCGGGCAGCGCATCAAGCGGTGTGCGCGCGAGCGAATAGATACCCCACGCCGTCACCAGCAAGGTTGCGAGCAGCACCAGAAAGCGGTTGTGGATAGACCACCTGATAAGACGCGCGATCATTGGGCGCCTCCGGTGGGTTCGATCTTGCTCAACTGGTAACCGTCATCGGATTGCACGAAGAAAAAATGCACGGTTTGACCCGGCTTCACGTCTGGAAATGCCGTTGGCGATGGCTTGCCGAAGGTCATCGTCATCGCACCCCAGCCCAGCGCGGCAACGGGTTGATGTGAAAACGTGATGTCAGTGGCGGTGACCTGTTCGACCTTCCCGGTGGTGTCGTAGGTCTGGGGGGCAGCAGTTGGTGTGCTGGCACCTGCGGAGGGATGA is a genomic window of Paraburkholderia bonniea containing:
- a CDS encoding efflux RND transporter permease subunit, translating into MIARLIRWSIHNRFLVLLATLLVTAWGIYSLARTPLDALPDLSDTQVIIKASYPGKAPQVVEDQVTYPLTTTLLGVPGAKTIRAYSSFGDAFVYVLFDDKTDQYWARSRVLEYLNQVQSRLPSGATVALGPDATGVGWVYEYALIDKTGQNDPGQLRALNDWFLKFELKAVPDVSEVASIGGMVRQYQVVLDPDKLRAYGITQAVVAAALSKANQESGGAVVEIAEAEYMVRSSGYLRTLDDFRQVVLRTNDAGTPVLLGDVARIQIGPEMRRGIAELNGQGEVTGGVIVMRSGKNALTTIKAVKAKLADLKRSLPTGVEVVTTYDRSQLIERAVDNLTHKLLEEFIIVGLVCAVFLFHLRSALVAILSLPLGVLSAFIVMRYQGVNANLMSLGGIAIAIGAMIDAAIVMIENAHKHLEAHEHAHPGQPITTAKRWELIATASAEVGPALFFSLLIITLSFIPVFSLEGQEGKLFSPLAFTKTYTIAAAAGLSITLVPVLMGYLIRGRIPPEHANPINRVLIRLYRPLLEATLRRPWVAIGVAVVALAASAIPLSQLGGEFMPPLDEGDLLYMPTALPGISAEKAGELLQQTDRLIKTVPEVATVFGKSGRADTATDPAPLEMFETTIQFKPRSQWRPGMTPEKLIEELDRSVKVPGLSNVWVPPIRNRLDMLSTGIKTPVGVKISGSSLAQIDQIAAQVEAAVKQVPGVTSALAERLNGGRYIDIDLDRQAAARYGLSINDIQSVIASAVGGENVGEVIAGRERFPINLRYPRESRDSLEKLRQLPIVTERGAQIQLGDVTQITIADGPPMIRSENARLSGYVYVDIRDTDLQSAVKAMQHAVAQKVALPPGYSIAWSGQFEYLERAAATLRTVIPVTLIVIFVLLFLTFNSAADALLLMSTVPFALVGGFWLIWVLGHAVSVATSVGFIALAGVAAEFGVVMLLYLKEALQRRLKEGEALTEAMLFDAIREGAVLRVRPKAMTVAVVLAGLIPIMIGHGAGSEVMQRIAAPMVGGMVTAPLLSMLVIPAAWLLLQRRRIRKMNQMQPPQAVPSGTNVPST
- a CDS encoding copper-binding protein translates to MKKFIVMSVVLGSIVATPAFASGDMNNMGGMHDMEGMSMPMSSASAAKKPSHAAHMPLADAEIKKVDVANGMLTLKHGALENVGMPPMTMAFKVKSAAMLKQVHEGDKVKVRVDNVNGTLTIVKLERVV
- the glmS gene encoding glutamine--fructose-6-phosphate transaminase (isomerizing) produces the protein MCGIVGAVAQRNIVPVLVEGLKRLEYRGYDSCGVAVLVDGKPQRARSVARVADLEQQVQETHLSGVSGIAHTRWATHGAPVTDNAHPIFSRDALALVHNGIIENYETLREMLRGKGYTFVSQTDTEVIAHLIHSLYRGDLFATVREAVQQLHGAYAIAVLHKDQPHTVVGARQGSPLVVGLGENENFLASDALALAGSTERFIFLEEGDVCELTLEQVRIADRNGNEVPREVRQVAAYGGAVELGPYRHFMQKEIFEQPRAITDTIPPADAYDASLFGAGAAEVFAGIDSLLILACGTSYYAGLTAKYWLESIAKIPTQVEIASEYRYRESVPNPNALVVVISQSGETADTLAALKHAQTLGHRHTLAVCNVGSSAMVRQTELAFLTHAGLEIGVASTKAFTTQLVALFVLAMTLGKLRGHVSAEQEAEHIRQLRHLPAALNSVLALEPQIIAWAEEFSRKEHALFLGRGLHYPIALEGALKLKEISYIHAEAYPAGELKHGPLALVTEAMPVVTIAPNDALLEKLKSNIQEVRARGGQLYVFADSDTRIVNDEGLHVIRMPEHYGPLSPILHVVPLQLLAYHTACARGTDVDKPRNLAKSVTVE